From a region of the Streptomyces caniferus genome:
- a CDS encoding acyl carrier protein — protein MTVPTVPTREEIVAQLAEILHEVAGVVPADVTEEKSLVEELDVDSLAMAEVIVVAEERFGVALPEEEMKDMRTVLDIVIRVEKQSAS, from the coding sequence ATGACCGTCCCGACCGTCCCGACCCGCGAAGAGATCGTTGCTCAACTCGCCGAGATCCTGCACGAGGTGGCCGGCGTGGTCCCCGCCGACGTGACCGAAGAGAAGTCCCTGGTCGAGGAGTTGGACGTGGACTCGCTCGCGATGGCCGAGGTCATCGTGGTGGCGGAGGAGCGCTTCGGCGTCGCCCTGCCCGAAGAGGAGATGAAGGACATGCGCACGGTTTTGGACATAGTGATCAGGGTGGAGAAGCAGTCGGCGTCCTGA
- the fabI gene encoding enoyl-ACP reductase FabI, producing the protein MSGLLDGKQLVVTGVITESSIAYAVARLAQEEGAKIVLTAYGRPSLVARLARRLPEEPPVVELDVTDEAQLSTLADRVGEHLDGVDGVLHSVANAPAACLDGGFLTAPWRDVSAALHTSTYSLVALTMACRPLLRPRASVVGVDFDASRAWPGYDWMGVAKAGLEACSRYLARDLGGEGIRANLVAAGPLRTLAARGIGGDGPSFEKSWATRAPLGWDPQDAEPVARTCVALLSDWLPATTGEIVHADGGHHMIGD; encoded by the coding sequence ATGAGCGGTCTGCTCGACGGAAAGCAGCTGGTCGTCACCGGTGTGATCACCGAAAGCTCGATCGCCTACGCGGTGGCACGGCTCGCCCAGGAAGAGGGCGCCAAGATCGTCCTCACGGCCTACGGACGGCCGAGTCTGGTCGCCCGGCTCGCCCGGCGGCTGCCGGAAGAGCCGCCCGTGGTGGAGCTGGACGTCACGGACGAAGCGCAGCTCAGCACCCTCGCCGACCGGGTCGGTGAGCACCTCGACGGCGTCGACGGCGTGCTGCACTCGGTCGCCAACGCCCCGGCCGCCTGCCTGGACGGCGGCTTCCTGACCGCACCGTGGCGCGATGTGTCCGCCGCCCTGCACACCTCGACGTACTCCCTGGTGGCACTGACCATGGCCTGCCGGCCGCTGCTCCGCCCCCGGGCCTCCGTCGTCGGCGTCGACTTCGACGCCTCGCGCGCCTGGCCCGGCTACGACTGGATGGGCGTCGCCAAGGCGGGACTGGAGGCCTGCTCCCGCTATCTGGCGCGCGACCTCGGCGGCGAGGGCATCCGGGCCAACCTCGTCGCGGCCGGTCCGCTGCGCACCCTGGCCGCGCGCGGTATCGGCGGGGACGGCCCGTCCTTCGAGAAGAGCTGGGCGACCCGCGCCCCGCTCGGCTGGGATCCGCAGGACGCCGAGCCGGTCGCCCGTACCTGCGTGGCGCTGCTGTCGGACTGGCTGCCCGCCACCACCGGCGAGATCGTGCACGCCGACGGCGGCCACCACATGATCGGCGACTGA
- a CDS encoding MaoC family dehydratase, which yields MTDRAAAPTTLRCGPYPIERARIAAFAAALGDPHPAYTDPAAARALGHPDVIAPPTYLATLAGHAEDRLLAEQTGFTTTEGVVHRTQTLRHTRPAHAGDVLHATVRLAAATTLAGRPLLTLDCTFRDEHGAPVATTTSSLLCPAADPRPARHPLDSTGSEHP from the coding sequence ATGACGGACAGAGCGGCGGCGCCCACCACCCTGCGCTGCGGCCCGTACCCCATCGAGCGGGCGCGGATCGCCGCCTTCGCCGCCGCGCTCGGCGACCCCCACCCCGCTTACACGGACCCGGCCGCCGCCCGCGCCCTCGGCCACCCGGACGTCATCGCTCCGCCCACCTACCTGGCCACCCTGGCCGGCCATGCCGAGGACCGACTCCTCGCGGAACAGACCGGCTTCACGACCACCGAGGGCGTCGTCCACCGCACGCAGACACTGCGCCACACCCGCCCCGCACACGCCGGTGACGTCCTGCACGCGACCGTGCGCCTCGCCGCGGCCACCACCCTCGCCGGCCGCCCCCTCCTCACCCTCGACTGCACGTTCCGGGACGAGCACGGCGCCCCGGTGGCCACCACCACCTCCTCGCTGCTGTGCCCGGCCGCCGACCCGCGGCCCGCCCGGCACCCGCTCGACTCCACGGGATCGGAGCACCCATGA
- a CDS encoding class I adenylate-forming enzyme family protein → MTDTIAPPVAAARLVDGTTPSLGGTGRLDGPTLDRRIRTTAHALRQRGLHPGDRVLVQGDNSIDYVVTLLALMQLDTSLIPLDHRLSTADAAAAGRQAHARWLVTAADRATGFPGIPDRRIVRYPRPAADAPPPLPAAVDLAPWFRRPDALVLWSSGTTGRPKGVLKPGGAVLDNSLRTIQAMGYRDDDVLAPLLPFSHQYGLSVILLWWLARCTLLVTPYQRLDAAVGQAAAHGATAVDAAPSTYHSLLGVVRRRPEVHAGLAGVRLWGVGGAPLPAPLAESFHRTMGRPLLDGYGLTELGNVALATPDAPHGCGRPLPGVRLRVMRPDGTAADPGELGGIEVRSPGLMAGYLQEDGSLTPVDPDAWYPTADLGSVDADGIVRVVGRNQAVHRLGFTLYPESLERRAEACGRPVKVLAVEDQRRGSALHFVVADPDGAAPLTWRRRLAEHLAEYEQPNAVHVVDHFPLTANGKPDTRALRAELGLELGGGPGTGAPVGG, encoded by the coding sequence ATGACCGACACCATCGCCCCTCCGGTCGCCGCCGCCCGGCTCGTCGACGGCACCACGCCCTCGCTCGGCGGCACCGGCCGCCTCGACGGCCCGACCCTCGACCGCCGGATACGGACCACCGCACACGCCTTACGACAGCGCGGCCTGCACCCCGGCGACCGGGTCCTGGTGCAGGGCGACAACAGCATCGACTACGTCGTCACGCTGCTGGCGCTGATGCAGCTGGACACCTCGCTCATCCCGCTCGACCACCGGCTCTCCACCGCCGACGCCGCCGCGGCCGGCCGCCAGGCCCACGCCCGCTGGCTGGTCACCGCCGCCGACCGTGCCACCGGCTTCCCCGGCATCCCCGACCGGCGCATCGTCCGCTACCCGCGGCCGGCCGCCGACGCACCGCCGCCACTGCCCGCCGCGGTCGATCTCGCGCCCTGGTTCCGCCGCCCCGACGCCCTCGTCCTGTGGTCCTCGGGCACCACCGGGCGGCCCAAGGGCGTCCTCAAGCCAGGCGGGGCCGTCCTCGACAATTCGCTGCGCACCATCCAGGCCATGGGCTACCGGGACGACGACGTCCTCGCGCCCCTGCTGCCCTTCTCCCACCAGTACGGGCTCTCCGTCATCCTGCTGTGGTGGCTGGCCCGTTGCACCCTGCTGGTCACCCCCTACCAACGGCTCGACGCGGCCGTCGGCCAGGCGGCGGCCCACGGCGCCACCGCCGTGGACGCCGCCCCGTCCACGTACCACTCGCTCCTGGGCGTGGTGCGCCGCCGCCCGGAGGTACACGCCGGGCTCGCGGGCGTACGGCTCTGGGGCGTGGGCGGCGCGCCACTGCCCGCACCGCTGGCCGAGAGCTTCCACAGGACGATGGGCCGCCCGCTCCTGGACGGCTACGGCCTGACGGAACTCGGCAATGTCGCGCTGGCCACCCCCGACGCACCGCACGGCTGCGGGCGTCCGCTGCCCGGCGTACGGCTGCGCGTCATGCGCCCCGACGGCACCGCTGCCGACCCCGGCGAGCTCGGCGGCATCGAGGTGCGCTCGCCCGGGCTGATGGCCGGCTACCTCCAGGAGGACGGCTCGCTCACGCCGGTGGACCCGGACGCCTGGTACCCGACGGCCGACCTGGGCAGCGTCGACGCCGACGGCATCGTGCGCGTGGTGGGCCGCAATCAGGCCGTGCACCGGCTGGGCTTCACGCTCTACCCCGAGAGCCTGGAACGCCGCGCCGAGGCCTGTGGCCGGCCGGTGAAGGTACTGGCGGTCGAGGACCAACGACGTGGCAGTGCACTGCACTTCGTGGTCGCCGATCCCGATGGAGCGGCCCCGCTCACCTGGCGTCGGCGGCTCGCCGAACACCTTGCGGAGTACGAACAGCCCAATGCGGTCCATGTCGTCGACCACTTCCCGCTCACGGCCAACGGAAAGCCCGACACGCGTGCGCTGCGTGCGGAGCTCGGGCTGGAGCTGGGAGGGGGTCCGGGGACCGGCGCCCCGGTCGGGGGCTGA
- a CDS encoding DUF6344 domain-containing protein produces the protein MAATKVMKFWAVCLAMLGKLLASLGVSAAASAARRDAALYERTLGNENGGTDAPRAEAPEEVRCASPDRGPGTRTPVVPAPRAVPQYCQAGPARRLFARPELPPTIKQRISAEAHGTSPGLRTRLRSRTERSADELAAPAESTPVDTASATGTAPDTGAEADARPAAIPAARRHAHTVRAV, from the coding sequence ATGGCTGCGACCAAGGTCATGAAGTTCTGGGCGGTGTGCCTTGCCATGCTGGGCAAGCTGCTGGCATCACTGGGTGTCTCCGCGGCGGCCTCGGCCGCACGCCGGGACGCCGCACTGTACGAGCGGACCCTGGGGAACGAGAACGGGGGCACCGACGCCCCGCGTGCCGAGGCACCGGAGGAGGTGCGCTGCGCATCACCGGACCGCGGGCCGGGGACAAGAACCCCTGTCGTGCCCGCTCCGCGCGCCGTACCGCAGTACTGCCAAGCCGGCCCTGCCCGGAGGCTGTTCGCCCGGCCCGAATTGCCGCCGACGATCAAGCAGCGCATCAGCGCCGAGGCACATGGCACCTCGCCCGGTCTGCGCACCCGCCTTCGCTCCCGCACCGAGCGGTCGGCCGATGAGCTCGCCGCTCCGGCCGAGAGCACCCCGGTCGACACCGCATCGGCCACCGGCACCGCACCGGACACCGGTGCCGAGGCGGACGCCCGCCCCGCGGCGATTCCGGCGGCCCGTCGCCATGCGCACACCGTTCGCGCCGTCTGA
- a CDS encoding ABC transporter ATP-binding protein: MAIIEVTGLRKAYGGRTVVDEVSFAVQEGEIFGVLGPNGAGKTTTVECVEGLRVPDGGTVRVGGLDPVADHDRVTQILGSQLQESELQAKLTVQEALELYSACYPRPADWRRLVERLNLTDRLSARFGKLSGGQKQRLFIALALIGNPRVVVLDELTTGLDPRARRDTWQLIEEVRASGVTVLLVTHFMEEAQRLCDRIAVIDRGRVAALDTPAGLISKAARSVVISFTPSAPLDPAELAALPQLQSVERSGRTDGRGAAGAAGERLVIHGTDATVDAVISLLARHRITARQLRVGDATLDDAFLDLTAQEA; the protein is encoded by the coding sequence ATGGCAATCATCGAAGTCACCGGTCTGCGCAAGGCCTACGGGGGCCGGACCGTGGTCGACGAGGTCTCCTTCGCCGTACAGGAAGGGGAGATCTTCGGTGTCCTCGGCCCGAACGGCGCCGGCAAGACGACGACCGTCGAGTGCGTCGAGGGCCTCCGCGTCCCGGACGGCGGGACGGTGCGGGTGGGCGGGCTGGATCCGGTCGCCGACCACGACCGGGTCACCCAGATCCTGGGCTCCCAGCTCCAGGAGAGCGAGCTGCAGGCCAAACTCACCGTGCAGGAAGCGCTGGAGCTCTACTCCGCCTGTTATCCGCGCCCGGCCGACTGGCGCCGGCTCGTCGAGCGGCTGAACCTCACCGACCGGCTCTCCGCCCGCTTCGGCAAGCTCTCCGGCGGCCAGAAGCAGCGGCTGTTCATCGCGCTCGCCCTGATCGGCAATCCGCGGGTGGTGGTGCTCGACGAGCTCACCACCGGCCTCGATCCGCGGGCCCGGCGGGACACCTGGCAGCTGATCGAGGAGGTGCGTGCCTCCGGTGTGACGGTGCTGCTGGTCACGCACTTCATGGAGGAGGCCCAGCGGCTGTGCGACCGGATCGCGGTGATCGACCGCGGCCGGGTCGCCGCGCTGGACACCCCGGCGGGTCTGATCAGCAAGGCCGCGCGGTCCGTCGTCATCTCCTTCACGCCCTCGGCACCGCTCGACCCGGCCGAGCTGGCGGCGCTGCCGCAGCTCCAGTCGGTGGAGCGGAGCGGCCGGACCGACGGACGGGGCGCGGCGGGGGCCGCCGGTGAGCGGCTGGTGATCCACGGGACGGACGCCACCGTCGACGCGGTGATCTCCCTGCTGGCCCGGCACCGCATCACCGCCCGGCAACTGCGGGTCGGCGACGCCACGCTCGACGACGCCTTTCTCGATCTGACCGCACAGGAAGCCTGA
- a CDS encoding ABC transporter permease, whose amino-acid sequence MSATPAPSPSASTRSPRPAPTQEAPPKARGASRAVLKTEARLFLREPGSLFWILVFPTLLLVILGLIPSFREPVPSMGGLRTIDLYVPVALLLASITTGIQVMPAVLTGYRERGILRRMSTTPVRPAALLGAQIALHGTAAAVSMALALTVGRVAFGVALPEQPVGYALALVLTLCSALALGCLLCALSATTKAANVAGSAVFFPMMFAAGVWAPVQSMPDTLQQIVQLLPFGAASQALAQASSGHWPGWSHLAVPAAWTLVLAEVARRRFRWE is encoded by the coding sequence ATGTCCGCCACGCCCGCCCCGTCGCCGTCGGCGTCGACACGCTCGCCGCGGCCCGCCCCGACGCAGGAGGCCCCGCCGAAGGCCCGGGGCGCCTCGCGCGCCGTGCTGAAGACGGAGGCCCGGCTGTTCCTGCGCGAACCCGGTTCCCTGTTCTGGATCCTGGTCTTCCCGACCCTGCTGCTGGTCATCCTCGGGCTGATCCCCTCCTTCCGGGAGCCCGTCCCGTCGATGGGCGGTCTGCGGACCATCGACCTGTACGTTCCGGTGGCGCTGCTGCTCGCCTCGATCACCACCGGAATCCAGGTGATGCCCGCGGTGCTGACGGGCTATCGGGAGCGCGGCATCCTGCGCCGGATGTCGACGACGCCGGTACGGCCCGCGGCGCTGCTCGGAGCGCAGATCGCCCTGCACGGCACGGCCGCCGCGGTCTCCATGGCGCTGGCGCTCACCGTCGGCCGGGTCGCCTTCGGCGTGGCGCTGCCCGAGCAGCCCGTCGGCTACGCGCTGGCGCTCGTCCTGACCCTGTGCAGCGCCCTCGCCCTGGGCTGCCTGCTCTGTGCGCTCTCCGCGACCACCAAGGCGGCCAATGTGGCCGGCTCGGCGGTGTTCTTCCCGATGATGTTCGCCGCGGGCGTATGGGCCCCGGTCCAGTCCATGCCGGACACGCTGCAGCAGATCGTCCAACTGCTGCCGTTCGGCGCCGCGTCGCAGGCCCTCGCCCAGGCCTCGTCCGGCCACTGGCCCGGCTGGTCGCATCTCGCGGTGCCGGCGGCCTGGACCCTCGTCCTCGCCGAAGTCGCCCGGCGTCGCTTCCGCTGGGAGTGA
- a CDS encoding sensor histidine kinase: MASVDGKDGTVEPVAGPQVPGTSPALTQRSAAQQSWERNFRRWGGYPLLGMGALTSAASADALMPGHEVQVAGALVSVALALQVWWSRSGHRLPARSPAGQLYYLVRFLLAFTLTWLNPFFAIYAVLGYFDAPHLLPPRFVHAGLLATAVIMAGSQSGGLPPTSTVNWVAFGLLYVLNAPLVLVFSRIAAQEAEHAATMAATIAELEHTNRRLALALEENVGLHAQLLVQAREAGIADERRRLAAEIHDTLAQGLAGIITQLEAATESGDPVAARGHARRAVALARDSLGEARRSVHNLAPGELAHAALPDALRRTVEEWSAVAGVRAEFTVTGTAEPLHDEVEATLLRIAQEGLANARRHAAASRVGVTLSYMVDEVTLDVRDDGRGFDPAALPPRKHTGGFGLGGMRARAERIAGAVGIESEPGRGTAVSARVPLVRHG; the protein is encoded by the coding sequence ATGGCAAGCGTCGACGGCAAGGACGGGACGGTGGAGCCCGTCGCCGGCCCCCAGGTGCCGGGCACCTCTCCCGCGCTCACCCAGCGCAGCGCCGCGCAGCAGTCGTGGGAGCGCAACTTCCGTCGGTGGGGCGGCTACCCCCTGCTCGGCATGGGGGCCCTGACCTCGGCCGCGTCGGCGGACGCGTTGATGCCGGGGCACGAGGTCCAGGTGGCGGGGGCGCTGGTGTCGGTCGCGCTGGCGCTCCAGGTGTGGTGGAGCCGGTCCGGTCACCGGCTGCCCGCACGGTCGCCGGCCGGGCAGCTCTACTACCTCGTCCGCTTTCTGCTCGCCTTCACGCTGACCTGGCTGAACCCCTTCTTCGCGATCTATGCGGTGCTCGGCTACTTCGACGCCCCGCATCTGCTGCCGCCGCGCTTCGTGCACGCGGGGCTGCTGGCCACCGCGGTGATCATGGCCGGCTCGCAGTCCGGTGGACTGCCCCCGACGAGCACCGTGAACTGGGTGGCTTTCGGGCTGCTGTACGTCCTCAACGCTCCCCTGGTGCTGGTCTTCAGCCGGATCGCCGCCCAGGAGGCCGAGCACGCCGCGACCATGGCCGCCACCATCGCCGAACTGGAGCACACCAACCGCCGGCTGGCACTGGCGCTGGAGGAGAACGTCGGGCTGCACGCACAACTGCTGGTCCAGGCGCGGGAGGCGGGTATCGCCGATGAGCGCCGCCGGCTGGCCGCGGAGATCCATGACACCCTCGCGCAGGGCCTGGCCGGCATCATCACGCAGTTGGAGGCCGCCACCGAGAGCGGCGATCCGGTGGCCGCCCGCGGGCACGCCCGGCGCGCCGTGGCGCTGGCCCGCGACAGCCTGGGCGAGGCCCGTCGCTCGGTGCACAACCTGGCTCCCGGGGAGCTGGCACACGCCGCGCTGCCGGACGCCCTGCGCAGGACCGTCGAGGAGTGGTCGGCGGTGGCGGGCGTACGCGCCGAGTTCACCGTCACCGGGACCGCCGAGCCGCTGCACGACGAGGTCGAGGCGACCCTGCTGCGGATCGCCCAGGAGGGCCTGGCCAACGCCCGTCGGCACGCGGCCGCGTCGCGGGTCGGCGTCACCCTGTCGTACATGGTGGACGAGGTGACGCTGGACGTCCGCGACGACGGCCGGGGCTTCGACCCGGCGGCGCTGCCGCCCCGCAAGCACACCGGCGGCTTCGGCCTCGGCGGGATGCGGGCGCGGGCCGAACGGATCGCCGGCGCCGTCGGCATCGAGTCCGAACCGGGCCGGGGAACGGCCGTCTCCGCTCGCGTACCGTTGGTCCGCCATGGCTGA
- a CDS encoding response regulator, which produces MAEHTEHTEQSARTEWSDGAARTEQAERADPGRTERIGGTGPAVTVLIVDDHPVVRDGLRGMFASAPGFEVLGEAGNGVEGVALAVRLDPDVVLMDLRMPGGGGVAAITELARRAPRCKVLVLTTYDTDSDTLPAIEAGATGYLLKDTPREELFTAVRAAAEGRTVLSPAVASRLVSRVRSPGNEPLSAREREVLALVAKGTSNREIAALLFISEATVKTHLTHIYGKLGAKDRAAAVALAYDRGILG; this is translated from the coding sequence ATGGCTGAGCACACGGAGCACACGGAGCAATCAGCGCGCACCGAATGGAGCGACGGGGCGGCGCGGACCGAGCAGGCCGAGCGCGCCGACCCGGGGCGCACCGAGCGGATCGGGGGCACCGGCCCGGCCGTGACCGTCCTGATCGTCGACGACCACCCCGTCGTCCGGGACGGGCTGCGCGGGATGTTCGCCTCCGCCCCCGGCTTCGAGGTGCTGGGCGAGGCCGGCAACGGCGTCGAGGGCGTGGCACTCGCCGTCCGGCTCGACCCCGATGTGGTCCTGATGGATCTGCGGATGCCGGGCGGCGGCGGGGTCGCCGCCATCACCGAGCTGGCGCGCCGGGCACCGCGCTGCAAGGTGCTGGTGCTCACGACGTACGACACCGACTCCGACACCCTCCCGGCGATCGAGGCCGGGGCCACCGGTTACCTCCTCAAGGACACCCCTCGCGAGGAGCTGTTCACGGCCGTACGTGCGGCGGCCGAGGGGCGTACGGTGCTCTCGCCCGCGGTCGCCTCCCGGCTGGTCTCCCGGGTCCGGTCACCCGGCAACGAACCGCTCAGCGCCCGCGAACGCGAGGTCCTGGCACTGGTCGCCAAGGGCACCTCGAACCGTGAGATCGCCGCCTTGCTGTTCATCAGCGAGGCGACGGTCAAGACCCATCTGACGCATATCTACGGCAAGTTGGGTGCGAAGGACCGCGCGGCAGCGGTGGCGCTGGCCTACGACCGGGGGATCCTCGGTTAG
- a CDS encoding DUF5994 family protein yields MTTAGDPPHAAAPAHHAPPPVARLTIAPHTDTVRCIDGVWWPHSADLLAELPELLAALPFDWPRITHATVNGAPWSPLPAHILVEGHVVRLRRTTGRPGPDTVCLVSPGHGRWDLLIIPPGTPEPEAVRMMAEMARTGELAPV; encoded by the coding sequence ATGACCACCGCCGGGGACCCTCCCCACGCCGCCGCGCCCGCGCATCATGCGCCGCCGCCCGTCGCCCGCCTGACCATCGCTCCGCACACCGATACGGTGCGGTGCATCGACGGTGTCTGGTGGCCCCACTCGGCCGACCTGCTGGCCGAACTCCCGGAGCTGCTGGCCGCGCTGCCCTTCGACTGGCCCCGGATCACCCACGCCACGGTGAACGGCGCGCCCTGGTCCCCGCTCCCCGCGCACATCCTCGTCGAGGGCCATGTCGTCCGTCTCCGCCGCACCACCGGCCGCCCCGGCCCGGACACCGTCTGCCTGGTCTCCCCCGGCCACGGCCGCTGGGACCTGCTGATCATCCCGCCGGGCACCCCGGAGCCCGAGGCCGTGCGCATGATGGCGGAGATGGCGCGCACGGGGGAGCTGGCCCCGGTCTGA
- a CDS encoding acyl-CoA desaturase, with translation MTSTARGGPSAQDYDGTSPFPDSVDEPPPTPGRRMYVTVTALIVIAPFVGLAVAIPLLWGSVVHLTDLVLLVVFYVISGLGVTVGFHRGLTHGSYTAAPALRVALAVAGSLSFQGDVIDWVATHRRHHAYTDRPGDPHSPYRYGTSLRGQLRGLVYSHIGWLFGNDPTSHRRFAPDLLADPRIRAVDRAFPALCLLTLGLPFALGWALGGSWVTGLTALLWAGFIRIALLHHVTWSVNSLCHVIGERPFRTRRHDRATNLWPLALLSFGESWHNLHHADPTCARHGVDRGQLDVSAAVIRLFERLGWVRDVRWPDPARVADRRLRSTV, from the coding sequence GTGACGTCCACCGCGCGAGGCGGCCCGTCGGCCCAGGACTACGACGGGACCTCACCGTTCCCCGACAGCGTCGACGAGCCCCCGCCGACCCCCGGCCGCCGGATGTACGTCACGGTGACCGCCCTCATCGTCATCGCCCCGTTCGTCGGCCTCGCCGTCGCCATCCCGCTCCTGTGGGGCAGCGTCGTCCACCTCACCGACCTCGTGCTGCTGGTCGTCTTCTACGTCATCAGCGGCCTGGGCGTCACCGTCGGATTCCACCGCGGCCTCACCCACGGCAGCTACACCGCCGCGCCCGCACTGCGCGTCGCACTCGCCGTAGCGGGCTCGCTCAGCTTCCAGGGCGATGTCATCGACTGGGTCGCCACCCACCGACGCCACCACGCCTACACCGACCGGCCCGGCGATCCGCACTCCCCCTATCGCTACGGGACCAGCCTGCGCGGTCAGCTGCGCGGACTGGTGTACTCGCACATCGGCTGGCTGTTCGGCAACGACCCCACCTCGCACCGCCGCTTCGCGCCCGATCTGCTCGCCGACCCCAGGATCCGCGCGGTCGACCGGGCGTTCCCCGCGCTGTGTCTGCTCACCCTCGGCCTGCCGTTCGCGCTGGGCTGGGCGCTTGGCGGCTCCTGGGTCACCGGGCTGACCGCCCTGTTGTGGGCGGGGTTCATCCGGATCGCGCTGCTGCACCACGTCACCTGGAGCGTCAATTCGCTCTGCCATGTCATCGGTGAGCGGCCGTTCCGCACCCGGCGCCACGACCGGGCGACGAACCTGTGGCCCCTGGCCCTGCTCTCGTTCGGCGAGAGCTGGCACAACCTGCACCATGCCGACCCCACCTGTGCCCGGCACGGCGTCGACCGCGGTCAGCTCGATGTGTCCGCCGCCGTCATCCGGCTCTTCGAACGCCTCGGCTGGGTCCGGGACGTGCGCTGGCCCGATCCCGCACGGGTGGCGGACCGCCGCCTCAGGAGCACCGTATGA
- a CDS encoding TerD family protein — MGVSLAKGGNVSLSKEAPGLTAVTVGLGWDVRTTTGADYDLDASALLCTEAGKVVSDAHFVFYNNLTSPDGSVRHTGDNLTGEGEGDDESVEVALSTVPAEIAKIVFPVSIHDAESRGQSFGQVRNAFIRVVNQADGAELARYDLSEDASTETAMVFGELYRNGAEWKFRAVGQGYASGLAGIAADFGVNV, encoded by the coding sequence ATGGGAGTCTCGCTGGCCAAGGGCGGCAACGTCTCGCTGTCGAAGGAAGCGCCCGGACTGACCGCGGTCACGGTCGGCCTCGGCTGGGACGTACGGACCACGACGGGCGCGGACTACGACCTGGATGCCAGTGCGCTGCTGTGCACCGAGGCGGGCAAGGTCGTCTCGGACGCCCACTTCGTCTTCTACAACAACCTCACCAGCCCCGACGGCTCGGTGCGGCACACCGGCGACAACCTGACCGGCGAGGGCGAGGGGGACGACGAGTCCGTCGAGGTCGCGCTGTCCACGGTGCCCGCCGAGATCGCAAAGATCGTCTTCCCGGTCTCCATCCACGACGCGGAGAGCCGGGGGCAGAGCTTCGGCCAGGTCCGCAACGCGTTCATCCGTGTCGTCAACCAGGCGGACGGGGCGGAGCTGGCCCGCTACGACCTGAGCGAGGACGCCTCGACCGAGACCGCGATGGTCTTCGGTGAGCTCTACCGGAACGGTGCGGAGTGGAAGTTCCGCGCCGTGGGCCAGGGGTACGCGTCGGGGCTGGCGGGCATCGCGGCGGACTTCGGCGTCAACGTCTGA
- a CDS encoding BlaI/MecI/CopY family transcriptional regulator, with amino-acid sequence MGGKSFGTFGGSGRERARRRGQGQLEAQVLAALHHSPGPATAAWVQERLGGDLAYTTVMTILSRLHAKQAVTRERSGRAYVWTPAADEAGLAALRMRRVLDGEPDRDAVLTSFVSALSTHDEQLLRALLDRDAADGPGAADAPTTADDPAPAQGPGAAPAPGRHHPSDEARGG; translated from the coding sequence ATGGGCGGGAAGTCCTTCGGGACCTTCGGCGGCTCCGGACGGGAGCGCGCCCGCAGGCGGGGCCAGGGCCAGCTGGAGGCCCAGGTGCTGGCCGCGCTGCACCACTCGCCGGGCCCGGCCACCGCCGCCTGGGTGCAGGAACGGCTCGGCGGCGACCTCGCGTACACGACCGTGATGACGATCCTGTCCCGGCTGCACGCCAAGCAGGCCGTCACCCGCGAGCGGTCCGGCCGTGCCTACGTGTGGACCCCGGCCGCCGACGAGGCCGGGCTCGCCGCCCTGCGGATGCGCCGCGTCCTGGACGGCGAACCGGACCGGGACGCCGTCCTGACCAGCTTCGTCTCCGCGCTCTCCACCCACGACGAGCAATTGCTGCGCGCCCTCCTCGACCGCGACGCGGCCGACGGCCCCGGAGCGGCCGACGCCCCCACGACCGCCGACGACCCGGCCCCGGCACAGGGGCCCGGCGCGGCCCCGGCCCCCGGCCGGCACCACCCCTCGGACGAAGCACGCGGAGGCTGA